From Planktothrix serta PCC 8927:
CCAGAGATTTTTATGAAGGTTTATTAGGACTGTCTGTGGCAGATGTTCCTTTACATTATTACTATAACTATGAACAAACTTTAGGGGCGGGAATTGATCCCCTGTATCTGTCTACGAGCGTTGGTAATACTGCTACATCTAAAATGCAGGGTACTGAGGGGTTATGGTATCAACTGATGAAAAATACTCAGTTACATATTATTGGGGGAGCAAGTTATGGCTCTAAAGATCAAGAACGTCATGTATGTTTTGATCGAGATTGTTTAGAACAAATTCTCATGCGGGTAGAATTGCGAGGTGTTAAGCATAAAATTCGCAACGAAAGGCCCTTAAATTTTTTAGTTAAAGATTTAGATGGCCGTGTTATTGAAATGACGGAAGTTAAAAATTAGAAGGATGTGTTGTCTGTTGGCTGTTAACAGTCAACCGTCAACATTCCTTACAAATAAACACAACGTTCTCCTGTGGTTTTAGCTTGTTCTAGGGCTTGATTTGTGCGTTCAATACAAGCCCGATAGTGTTCATTCAGTTGAACAGTTGTACATCCAATATACAGATAAAACTGAGGTGGAGAGTTTGGGGGTGATTCTTCCTGAGTAAAAAGATTATTAAAAATCCGTTTGAGCGCTAGTTTTGTTCCGGGTAATTCCGAAAAAATAGCTAATAAAAACTCATTATTTCCCCAATGAGCGACCCAATCACTTTCTCGCAAAAGCTGTTTTAATTGCTGTATTAGAGTAACAATTTCAGGAGGTGGAGTTGTTGAAATATGGGGATTTTTAATAGCATCGATATTCTCAATACTAACCAGGGCAATACATAGGGGTAAATGGTGGCGAGATGCTATCCCTAAACATTGGCGAAGATGAGTTTCTGCGGTTTCTCGTTCCAGAATAATCTGAAAAGATTCTTCTTGTCGAGACCAGATAATATTTTCAACATCTAAAAATTTTTCTTCAGTTTTATTAATGGTATAGTAAATGGCTTTAAACAGGTTCTCAATTTCATGATAATTGCTACTAGGAAGTTCTAAAATTTCTACTTTTTCGGAATATAAATTTAAGGCTTTTGTTGCCATAATAATAGACTGTTCAATTTGCTTAATCTTCCGATTTAATAGAAGAAAGCTGGCAATTGTACACAGGAAAAGAATCACAAAAATTTCTCCTCTAAAGGCAAATTGAGGATGAAATATCAAATAAATTGTGCAACCGATTAAAGGCAGGTTAACGGCTAAAATTCCGACGGAAAGAAGTTTACTTTTATAGGAGTTTTTTTCTCCCCAAATCTGGATTTTTTGGAATAGTCTAAAACTCTTGTTCATGGGAGTTTATGAATCAGTGATCAGTGATCAGTTATCAGTTATCAGTGAATCAGTTACCAGTGTAGAGACGTTGCATACAACGTCTGTAACAGTTATCAGTTAAGAGCTAATAGTTAACAGTTAATAGTTAATAACCAATAGTTAGTAACTAAGAGTTAAGGAATTAGTCAACTCTTACACTGATAACTGATCACTGGTAACTGATCACTGATTCACAGTAGCCGTCACATCAGCAGGTTTACGACTGAACAGTTTGAAGTAAGTAGACACCCAAAATTCTTTGATGGGGAAGGCAATAAATGTCAGGGGATTGATAGTTATAATTATATCGCGGACATCCCCTTGAGCAAGTTTAATAATTTGTTGGGCAACCCAGTCAGGAGACAACACCCCAATCGGGTTTAAGTTGCTCTTAAAGGGCCCTAAGATCAATTTACGAATCACGCAGGGTGCATCTAAACGACGCAGGGTAATCAAATCCCCTAAAGTCCGTTTACTCAGTTCGTAGAGTGGACTGAATGCTGGCCCAACTTCTGCCTCCGAGGTATTCACCCAAACTTCTTTTCTAGCGATATCAGCGTTTGTGCGAACGGTACTTAGGAACAATTCTAACAGACGCCAGCAGGAAAATGTATTGACTTCATAGGACTGAGAAATCGCCTCTTCTGTTCTCAAACCCTGAACATTAATCCCGTGATTGAGGATTAAAATATCAACATTTTGCAGTAAATCTGTTAATTTTTGTTCTTGTCCCACTTGCCAAGTTACGGTTTTGAGGGGAATTGTTTCTCCGTTAACCGTTAAGCTCAGAAGTTGTTCACCTGAAGTCAAAGCTAGAACTTTTGCACCCTTGGAATGGAGATGGAATAGCAGAGCTTGTCCGAGAGTTCCTGATGCTCCGGTGACAGCAACGGTTTTTCCTTTTAATGAAAGTGCCGTTCCCATCAGTTTATCTAATACGGTAAAGGTTCCACAAAAATAAGCGTTTTGATTATCAAAATGATGACGCCAATGGTAAGTTCGATTCACCATCCAGGGTGCAGGCGGACTGGTAAATTGACCGGGAGTGTGGGTTAAATCGGTCAGTTTATCCAGATTGGGAATCCCCATTCCTCGCCCAATAGCCGATAACAGAAAACTTAGGGTATAAAGACAACCCAGAAGGGCAAATCCCTGTTGTGCGGGGGTATAAATATGGGCAATGGTCAGTAAGATTAGACTAAAGCTCAACATCACGCAGGCTTCAGGAACGTCATTATACCAATGGGCTTGGCGATAAATTTCTTCACTGACGGGGGTTAAATCGGGACGAAAGACCCGATGATGCCAATTATGCAAACGAATTAAGGGCGAAAAAACATGAGCGAGGACATGGTAAACATCTCGTACCAGTTCTGCTCCGAGGATAGAACCGAGTCCCCAAGCTAAATTTCCCATCCAGAAAGTTACCATATCCAATCGCGCATACCTCTACTTAATAATTAGGTCTGTCTGGTATTATAAAACTTTACTGACTTTCTGGCTAGTTCTTGGCAACGGTCGTACAATATTTATGAAAGTTGAGGAAATCAATGCAGTGAGTTCACCTCCTATTATTGATAATAATTCTTAACTTAATCTCAATATAATTTTTAACCTTTATGTTATACATAGAATTGATAAACTAGCAGTTATACTTCTAATAACGGCTTTTTATTTCTTAAATTAAAGATGGATTTTCCGATTTTTTGTATAAATTACCTAGGCTGAATTGGAGGACGAAAAATCAAAAGCTATGGATGATCTAAATGTACAATCATTACTGGAAGATTTGAAAGATCCGGATCAGGATGTTCGCCAACGAGCCACTGATGAATTGTGGCATTTATGGTTTGAGCAAAAGGGAATCGTTGGTTTAGAACAGATTCGTCGTGCCGAAGCTTGTCAACAAGCGGGGAAAATGGCGGAAGCAGAACGGATTTTAACCCAATTAATTCAGGATTTACCTGATTTTGCGGAAGCTTGGAACCGACGAGCCGTTTTATATTATACAACACGACAATTTAAGAAAGCTTTAGCAGATTGTAAACGGGCTATCAGACTCAACCCTATTCATTTTGGTGCCTTGCATGGGATGGGGTTATGTTATGCCGCTTTAGGGGATTATAGATTAGCAATTCATGCTTTTCGCCAAGTGTCAAAAATTCAACCCTATTCTCTGGAAAACCAACGGTTAATTTTAGAATTTACGCTGAGGTTGTAGAATTTGTTAACGGTTAACCGTTAACCGTTAACTGTTAACAGATAACACACCCCTATCTACTAAGACTTTGACCAAGCGGGGTGAGAGAGTAAGGCTTCGATGACTCGAACGCCTCGCAACTGATTAGATAGGGGTAGATGACCTTTGGGTGCAGTTAAATCCCAGGTGAATTCTTGGGGGTAGCGAGTCCAATTACGACCCGTGCGCCAACCAATTTTAGGCCAGAATTTATCCCAATTTTTATTAACACTCAGCCAAAGTTCTTGTTGTACAGAATAGCCAAATTTTCCTTCAGAATGAATTTTCCACAGACTATCAAGGGTGTGTAAATCCGTAATCGGTAAGCGTTCAATTTCGGAAAAATAAATCCATTTTCGTTGTGCCGCAGAAGTTCCGGCTAATTCACAAAGTTTCTGTAAACTTAATTTATCCGCCTCTAAAAAATCTTGTTGCGCGAGTAATTTTTGTAAGGGGATGTAATCAATTCCGGTTTGAGATTTTAAGGGAACAATTCCCGTCGGAAAATGGGTTTGCAAAAAGCTACTAACTTTTTCGGAAGTTGGAGCAGCCGTATATAAAATTTGATAAACTTTACCGTCAACTAAATTAGGAGGATGAGACTGCTGTTTTAATAAAAACTCCATTAAAACATCCCAAACCGTTTCCCCACCTTGGGTTAATGTTTGTAGCAGTTGAAATTGAGCTTTTTCCGAACCTGCAAAAAGCTGAGAGCGTAATTCATCCGCACTGATCAGGTCAGGTTGTGGGGAAGTGGTCAAGTCAGTCATAGTGGCGTGGCGTTTCAAGTTTTGAATGAGTACAGAATTCTCAACTGCAACTATTGTACAAGCAGCAGGGAACAGTTAACCGTTGAGAATCCGTTGAATTAGGGCGCTGGTAGAGGAGGGAACTTCAATGTTAATCAAGGCAACTTTACCGCCATAGCTGTGTACAATAGGGGCTTCGGGGAGGGTTTCTAAGGTGTAGTCTCCCCCCTTGACATAAATATCGGGTTTCAGGGTTTCAATTAAATGATCGGCTGTGGTTTCAGGAAAAATTACCACACCATCAACGGGTTTCAGGGTGGCGAGGACTTCCGCCCGTTGTGCTTCCGGGACAATGGGACGGGGAGGATGTCCGGGTTTTTGGGGTTTAATCGTTTGGACGGACAAATCACTATTGAGTCCGACAACGAGCGATCGCCCTAGGGCTTTGGCTGCTTGTAAATAGCGAACATGACCCGCATGAATTAAGTCAAAACAGCCATTGGTAAACACCAGAGGACGCCACCGATCAGGATGAAGGGTAATGTCGTGTTGTAATTCGGTTAAGGTGTAGAGATAAGGAGTCATTTAAGTCTAAGTCGGGAGGATGAGAATTTTTCGTTGTTACTGCTCTGAACCGATTAAGATTGTAACGTTTGTTGATCTTAATCTTGCAAATCAATTAGGAACTGGAATACTTGATGGGTAAGGGCAAGATCAAGATCTGGGTTAACCATCACTTAGCTTACAAATAATAAACATGAAAGCCACTTCTAGTCGTCAATTTTCCTCGACAACCTCTCTCATCCTCAAACTGGTTGGGGTAATTTTACTTCTCTCTTCTCTTGTAGATTATCTGGTACTTTTGATTCCGCCGAATTTTCTCAACCGAGGCTGGCAAATTAGTGTCACCAGTGATTTAGTCGATCGAGGCATTGTCCCTATGGTGGGAATGGCCTTAATCTTTATTGCCTTTTGGATCGATACTGCCACCGAAGGGACGGTCAAATCAGGTAAACCTTTTGCGAGTTTAAGATTTTGGGTCGCATTGCTGGCGAGTTTATTGGGACTATTGTACCTGTTACTATTTCCTTTACATCTGAATAATACCCGTCTGGCTAGAGCCGAGGCCCTCACACAAATTAATCAACAGGCTACTCAAGCTCAAACTCAACTCGAAACTCAAATCAGTAGTGATCAATTCCAACAACAAATTCAACAGCGAAAAACTCAGCTTAAAGATCAAATTGCTGGTTTAGCACAAAATCCTGATGCGCTAAATCAAGCCCTTTCTAACCCTAATCTCCCGAAGCAAGTCAAAGATATTTTAGAACAGTCTAAATCGAATCCGAAAGCTATTGAAGAGTTTCTCAATCAACAAGCGGATAATTTACCGACACAATTGTTAACTCAAATTCGCGATCGCAAACAAGAACTCGAACAACAAGCCAAAACCCAGTCTTTGAAATCGAGTTTGCGAACTGGAATTAGTAGTTTATTGTTAGCCATTGGCTACATTACTATCGGTTGGACAGGATTAAAAGGTCTGGGTATTCTCAAAAGTGGAAATCGTCGCAAAACGCCTACTGCTTAACAGTTATCAGTTATCAGTTACCAGTTACCAGTTATCAGTGAAAACAGGAAAATCAAGATTTTCTTGATCCCAATCCAGGGTCAACTCGATCATAGCTGATAATTGATAACTGATAATTGATAATTGATAATTGATAATTGATAATTGATAACTGATAACTGATTCTTCATGTTTTCTATTTATATTCTCACCGCAAACGAAGAGATTGATATCGCGGATTGTATTGAATCTGCGTTATTATCGGATGATATTATTGTGGTCGATTCTTTTAGTCAAGATCGCACCGTTGAAATTGCTCAACAGTATCCCGTCCGAGTTCTGCAACATCGCTTTGAAAGTCACGGAAAACAACGAACCTGGATGTTACAAGAAATTCCCACAAAACATGAGTGGGTTTACATCTTAGAAGCCGATGAACGCATGACAACCGAGTTATTTCAAGAATGTTTACAAGCCATCCAAAGCGATGATTATATTGGCTATTATGTCGCTGAAAGGGTGATATTTTTAGGGAGTTGGATTCGACGCAGTACCCAATATCCTCGATATCAAATGCGTCTTTTTCGTAAGGATAAAGTTTGGTTTACCGATTATGGTCATACTGAACGAGAAGTCTGTGATGGCCCTACGGGATTTATTCAAGAAACCTATCCCCATTATACCTGTAGTAAAGGGTTATCTCGTTGGATTGAAAAACACAATCGCTATTCAACGGATGAAGCGGTAGAAACTTTGCGACAGTTACAAACAGGAACAGTGAATTGGAAAAATTTATTCTTAGGAAGTTCAGAAGTTGAACGACGACGAGCGTTAAAAGATTTGTCTTTACGTTTACCATTTAGACCCCTAATTCGGTTTCTGTATATGTACTTTGTTTTAGGAGGAATTTTAGATGGTCGTTCAGGATTTACTTGGTGTGTTTTACAAGCCTTTTATGAATATTTGATCCTGCTTAAAGTTTGGGAAGTTGAAAATTTACCTCAACTTTATGCGGAGCAAATTCAACCCTCTTTACCCAGTTCAGAAAAAATAGAGTCCCAGAAAGTGACATCCAATCTGGGAACAGAAACTTAATCCTAATTTTTAATCAGGTTTTTCATTGTTCAGGGTGCTTTTATTCAGGAACTTACTAAGGCTTTTAATTCTGATTCTCCGGCTTTTTTTAACAATCGTGTGAGTTGCAAATTGCACAGAATAATTATTAATCCTTGACCCATTAAACTGATCAGAATTGAGGATGTTGTCGCTGAAGGGAGGGAAACAAAGGACAAAATAGACCACACATAAGCTCCTTCAAATCCGGGTTTAGAGTTAAACAGAATCGCAATAAAGAATGGAGGAAGAACCAACAGTGCTGATACCATAACTGTTGCCCATAGGGTTCGTTTTGGTGTTTTCATCATCATGATTAATTGAGCAATACTGGCACAAAGCAGCATAAAACTCAAATGTAAGGAAACCGCTAACAACATTTCCACTTTTATAGAGGGTTTAGCGATGAGCAGAATCGTTGTAACCCAAATGGTAGAAGCTATTAAAAGATTAATCAAAATGGCAACAATTGCCGGACTTTTCTCGCCCCAAACTAAATCATTTCCCAGGTCTATCCACCAATACTGTTTCCGTTCTTGTCGATATCGAACCCAATCTTGTAATGTTTGTCGTTGGGGAGAAAGAGACAATATTAAACCCAAAATCAGCAGAATATTACCGATAAAAATAGTAGCATAATGACTGGATACTAATTCAAACTGAGAGAGGGTAAACCCTAGGTTTAATAGGGTGAAACCAATCGTTAATAAATAGCTCTGTTTTTTACTTAAAGCCGGAAGATTAGGCTGATTATAGTTCCGTTTTAAAGCTTGCCAAATCCAATAGGTCAAAAAACCATAATTTAAAAGGGCTAATCCCAATAGAGAAACTCCATTTTCTCCCAGAGTTAATCCAAACCACTGTAATTGATTAATATTATCGTGACCGAAGGGAGAATTTAAGTCACTATTTCCTGTGCGATTAATTAAATAGCGGAGGAGACAGGTGGGAGAGAACATATTCAGCCAATTCCAACCATCATTGCTAATTGGTTTATTATTGGCAATGAGTAAAAAGGTGAAAATAATGCTACTCCCGACCCAAGATTGTAATCCATGTAACCAAGAACTGGTGGTAACTCCAACTAACAACGCAATGCTATAAAAAAATGCACAACTGCCTACAGTTAAACCATAAAAACTAAAAATTTCCAAGATGGAAATATTAGCGGAAATTCCAGCCCATAATTGATAGGGAATTGTCAGTAAAACTCCTAGATATAATAAACTGGGTACTCCCAATAATTTTCCGATTAAAATAGTCTGGGCAGATTGTGGACTTAATCGAATAAAATTCAGGGTTCCTCGCCGTTCTTCGGTGGCTAAATCATTAATGAGCATATAAGTTCCCAGAACAATTAAGCTGAAAACTGCTAAAACACTGATCCATATAAAAATATTCGTCCAGTAGTCCAAAAACCAACGATTAAAATCAATTAAATCAGTTGGACAGAGAGTATTTCTGAGTTTGTTAATTTCTTTAAGATTTTGTTCTAAAACAGAACGGTTTTCTCCAGTTGCTAAAGCATGAAGTTGATCTTGAGTCTTCCAATATTGTTGATCATAATTATGATATAATTGATTTTTAGTAGGGCAGTATCCACTAGCAATAGTGATCTTTTTCATCCCTGGAAATTTATCGAAAGTGCTAAAAAATAGAATCACTTGGCTGAGAATAGAAATTCCGATTGCCATCAGAAGATTACGAACTCGAAACCGACCTTTTAATTCTCGAACCAGTTGGGGATTCCACTGTTTAAATAGATTGAAAGATTGAATATTCATGGCTATTAATCCTTAACAAAGTTGAAAGAGACGAGTGCTTTTAAGACGCTTGTTTATGTCCGAGTTTTAAGAAAATGGATTCTAAGTTTTCTTGAACTCGATTAAATTTGCTGAGGGGAATTTCAGCAGAAATGAGCGATCGCAATAAGATTGCAGAATCTTTTTCTGTTCCCGAAAATTGAACTTTAACCTGTTGATTTCCGGGTAAAATTTCCCAACTCTCAACCCCAGAATGATATTTTAACTCCGCGATTAGTATATCCATTTTACCCAAAGTCGAAATAAAAAGATGCTGCACACTCAAACGTTTATACAAGTCCTGTATCGAGGCACTTTCAACCAGATATCCCAATTCCATAATCCCAATACAGGTGCAAAAATCCTCTAAATCGCTTAAAACATGGGAAGAAATCACAATTGTCATTCCGGCTTCATGTAAGCTTTTAATAATCTCTCGAAACTGCATTCGAGCAATGGGATCTAAACCAGAAACTGGTTCATCAAGAAATAGCAGTAAAGGTTCATGAATAATTGTGCGTCCTAAACTTAATCGTTGTTTCATACCCCGTGAAAGGGTGGAAATTAAACTATTACGTTTGGGGGTTAACTGCACGATTTCCAAGACTTCATATAATCGTTGAGTGCGTCGAGGTTCGCGTAAATAATACAACCGCGCAAAATAATCTAAATAATCCCAAACGGTGAGATCATCATACAGGGGAAAATCATCGGGTAAATAACCTAAATGTTGTTTAATTTTGGGGTTTGTATGATCCCGTGATAACGCTTCTCCATTAATATAAATTTCCCCCATTGTCGGTTCTTCTACAGTAGCTAATATCCGCAATAAAGTTGTTTTTCCGGCTCCATTTGGCCCAATGAGTCCATAAACTTCACCCATTGGGATTTGTAAATCTATATCATTAACCGCCAGATGGCGATCAAATCGTTTTGTCAGTCCACGAGTTTGAATTGCAAGGTCTTTCGCCATTTTGGTAGGAAAAAAAGGGTGTGAAGTTGTAACTTAGACTTCCCCTACAATAACCTCTAGCCGATTTACGGACACAAATATTAATTATTGGGGGTTGACAGTTGACGGTTAACGGTTAACCGTCAACTGTTAACTTATAAGACAAGTCTGGGAGATTGAAAACGAGCGTGTCTTCAGACCTGAGATGAAAATCGACTCAGGGGAAATTATTTCCCGTGAACATTTCTTCGATCTATGCTAATATTATTGTAGGTCGAAACAAGGAGATTTTCATGATAGTTCTGGAATACAAAGTTAAAGGCAAACCTAATCAATATCAAGCGATTGATCAAGCAATTCGCACTACCCAATTTGTTCGCAACAAAGCGATTAGATATTGGATGGATAATTCAAGAGAATTAAAGATTGATAGATTTGCTTTAAATAAATATTCCACAACTCTCAGAAATGAATTTCCCTTTGTTGCTGACCTAAACTCAATGGCAGTCCAATCCGCATCCGAGCGGGGGTGGTCTGCCATTAGTCGTTTTTACGACAATTGTCAGAAAAAGATTTCGGGTAAAAAAGGATATCCCAAATTTCAAAAAGATTGCCGTTCCGTTGAATACAAAACATCGGGATGGGCATTGCATCCAACCAAAAGACAGATTACCTTTACCGACAAAAATGGGATTGGTAAACTTAAATTGTTAGGGAAATGGGATATTCAATCTTACAATGTTAAAGACATTATCCGACAATGGATAGAATATTTTGCAGCTAAATTTGATAAATTAGCAATTCCGGTTGCACCCCATTACACTTCGCAAAAATGTTCTAATTGTGGGGTAATAGTGAAAAAATCTCTATCAACCCGCACCCATGTTTGTAATTGTGGATGTGAGTTACATAGAGATACAAATGCTGCAATTAATATTCTAAATCTTGGTAAACAAGCTAGGGGAGGGCATCCCCGAAGTAACGCTAATGGACTAGAAACCTCTACTCTTCTTGGGGAAACCCTGGTCGCAGCACGTATCTAGGTTGAAGTTAGAATCGAGCGCGTCTTCAGACCTGAGAGTGTCAATTTACTTGAGCACCATGAGAACGGGGATCGGAGGTGCTAGATTTATCTAAAGTTAGGGGAGAATTAAAAGCAGAAACTTGACCGCTTGCTTGGGTGTAGGGGAGGGGATTTTCTGCAATTAAAGCGTCTAAATTTGCTTCTAGGATATTGCGAGGAATTTCACCAATTGTTTGAGCAATTGTTTCGGCTTTTTGATTCAAATAAACAAAATGAGGAATACCATCAACCCGATATTTAAGAAGTTCTGGCAACCATTTACTATTATCTACATTCAACATCACAAAATTGAGTTTTTCAGCATACTGTTGTTTAATTTCATTTAACTCTGGTGCCATTGCTTGGCAACTGGTACACCAATTCGCATAAAATTCGATTAAAGTGGGTTTACCATTACTCAATGCCACATCAACAGGAATTGATGCTTCTGCAAGTTGGGGGAGAGAAGTTGAGGTGGCGTCTGTTCGCACTCCCAAGAAAACCGCGACACTAAGGATAACGGCGGCGATGACAATTAAAAAGTTTCTAATGCGTTTGGCTAAATCAGAAGGTGATGTTGGGGTTGTTGAAGGCAAGGGATTTTCGTTCATGTTCATATAGTCAAAGATGATCATCATTGATTATTTTAGTTTAACGAAATTTTGTAAAAAAATCCTTAAAATTGCTGTAAAATAGAAACATAAATTAAGCCTAAAAGCAATAATTTCCCTGTTCCCTGTTCCCTCATTATGAAAAAACGAGTAACTTTAACTTTTCCTAAACGTTCTATTCAGATGCCGATCACTTATCGTTTGGCTAAAGATTTTAATGTGGCGGCTAATATTATTCGAGCTCAAGTTGCCCCCAATCAAGAGGGAAAATTAGTGGTAGAATTATCAGGAGATATTGATGAACTAGAAGCCGCTATTGAATGGATGCAAACTCAAAATATTGGGGTTTCTTTGGTAGGACGGGAGATTTTAATTGATGAGGAAAGTTGTGTTGATTGTGGATTATGTACCGGGGTTTGTCCTACAGAAGCGTTAACACTGAATCCAGAAACGTTTTATTTGACGTTTACCCGCTCACGGTGTATTGTTTGTGAACAATGTATTCCCACCTGTCCTGTTCAGGCGATTTCTACTAATCTCTGAAAAGGAATTCAACATAAAACTTTAATTTTTTTTCTCCTAATGTTTCAATGAAATCAGAACAAAAACTTACAATTATTACTTGGGTTTCCTTCGGATTACTTCTCATTACTTGTCTCCATTTTGGTTGGTTTTTATTTCAATCTAGTTCATATTTTTTAATTTCAGCTATAATCTTAGTCTTAATTTGGTTAATGGATTTATTCTTTACTATGCCTATTAACCTGTTTCAAGGGGGAGTTTTAAAGTGGATTAGATCGGATCTAGGAACATTTTTTATGATTGTGTTCTTCTCAATTTTGGGTGTATTTATTGTCACTTGGTTACAGATATCAATCAATATTTTATTAATGCTTTCAGCTACGGCTTTAGCTAGATTAGAATTGCAAACCTCCCGATTTAACAATTGGCCCGCTTTTATAATTTTATCTTTATTATCTACCGTAGGTTTAATCCTAGGATGGGGATTAAATTATTATTTTTCTGTCGATCATTTAGCATCAAAATTTTGTTTACCTTTTGATTTAGGATGTATTGAAATTCCCTATGGTGTAGATATCCCCAATTATCAAAAAGAAAAATAGTTCATCAATTCAAAAATTAATTTTAGGGTGCGTAAGCAGGAGCGCACGCACCCCTTAATAGGTTAAATTGTTGAGAATGACAATCGCCCTCTATCTTTTATTTTAAATCCAATA
This genomic window contains:
- a CDS encoding thioredoxin family protein, with amino-acid sequence MNENPLPSTTPTSPSDLAKRIRNFLIVIAAVILSVAVFLGVRTDATSTSLPQLAEASIPVDVALSNGKPTLIEFYANWCTSCQAMAPELNEIKQQYAEKLNFVMLNVDNSKWLPELLKYRVDGIPHFVYLNQKAETIAQTIGEIPRNILEANLDALIAENPLPYTQASGQVSAFNSPLTLDKSSTSDPRSHGAQVN
- a CDS encoding NIL domain-containing protein — its product is MKKRVTLTFPKRSIQMPITYRLAKDFNVAANIIRAQVAPNQEGKLVVELSGDIDELEAAIEWMQTQNIGVSLVGREILIDEESCVDCGLCTGVCPTEALTLNPETFYLTFTRSRCIVCEQCIPTCPVQAISTNL